aaagcaagaaagtcatggtaaaaggagaattaactgctatagataactatgaaaatgaaaacaatgaaagtaaataagtcattataaaccaacagatactcgcagaaatcaagagacaaaaaaactatagaacaacattactactcttaagggaggataaacgcgactacctactatccttctaccctaatatgagtcctcccaCTTTAAAAAGAAAGCGAGAAAAcaaaatgaaaatttaaaataattttactaaaaaacaaaaaaaaggtatGTTAGCTTTAAGGGCAAAAGTGAGTGAAAAAGGTGAGCAAGAAgtattttagcaaaatagatgaatgaagGGTATATTTAGACCCCTTGAGATTGTCCAAGGGCATTTTTGGCCCTTTTTCGTTGTTTCTTTGCTCTTATGTTTGTAACAGCCTGTAGATCCTTTAGAGAATTATGTTGTTCTCTAATGTGCATGTTGTATATCCACATGTTTCCTGTCCAATAGAATAAGCATCCAACGATACTAATACCGGAAGTTGGACATTCAACAGTAAGTTTGTCGAAACCTGCAAAACACAACAAATAATTAGTAAAAAACCAGATCAACATTCTCTTATTCCAGAGTTTTTGAGAGTGTCGAATTCTGTTGGATATTACTCTGCTGCTTCTCCATCCACTTATCCTCTCTTCATGTACAATTGTTGTGTGTTATCTTCATCGTCTCTTGCAACTCCTAATTATACTTATTAATGTTGATCAATTTCCTTCCTCGTGTTTCTAACTCCGTGAAATTGTTAACTGTGTATTTCCCTTTTTGCAAATGAGATCTTTTTATAATTAGAATCTATAACTGAATCCAATCAAGTTTTGGTTTCATCAATTATATCTGAAATTGAACCTTGTTTGACTTGGATCTTCCTTTTTTCCTTATTTGCCCGTCGGCTTCCTTGTcctacttcaattttaattttcatgTTGATCAACTTATGGTATTTGTAAGAATATTGCCACAACTTGAAATCCAACTCTTCATCGAATAGGAATCAGTCAATATTTCGTCTTTACTAATGTCGACATAAAATAACTTCCAGTCTCTAATTGCATAGCAAGAATCAGTTTCTTTGAGCAGTTGCTTTGTCGATATGACCGTTTCACTGAAACCTTTGGAGATATGCTTATATGTTTGGTTCTTCATTTGAATCATTTCGTATGTCTCCCTTGATTGTCATTAGGTACAttatttgtcaaatcatcaaaacttctaTGTAAGCTCataatctgttacacctcggaaaattcatGTCATCGTAtagtagatagactaacgcagggtgagaagTATTCAATGTTCCTACAAGAAAGAAAGGTTACTTAACGGTtcccattaagattccaaagacatttgaggcaagaaaagaaagttcgttgaagaatgattaagtataagtcgtgttaTGAAAAAGGATTTGCCAAGTactgagctaatgttgatttaataatgtcttgaggaaaagttataatgctccctagattgttaatgaagtgttaagtaagtgcctagaaggttccataaggattggagatcaaacgaaacgacaagAATAAGTTGGGAGAAAAGTGGATTATAcagccatttatacggtccgtataatattatacggtctgtataatggtccgtataaccgttacagtgaaagtccatcactgatggagttatacggaccgtataaaattattcGGACCATATAAGGtaccgtataatggttacagaaatggGGAATTGATggggcaatttcacggtcacttatacggaccgtataagtgtccgtagaatgtccgacgggtcagatttttccaattataaatacaagaccccacgttattattttcatttttctcacttctccacttctctccaagtctctagaacattctacacccttcttttacaagaattcaagggaaatcaaagatcaatatcataaattcaacggaatcaagtgtaagaatgtTAGTTAGGGTTGtttgaagtcaagaaatctctttggattgaagttagggtttttcttcaagtgaagcatttccatccaaagccCGTCCCCACATaatcaaaggtaatttttatgatcatttcatgttatttggaatattgaggggttgaaagacttggattgtggaagaagGTAGAATATAGAGCTCATATGTGAAgaaatggtgttcttgaataatagtgtgacatgaaccataattcttgagatgttatgagtataatcttgttataaatggtattaagaatattggagaaacattatatgaggatgaatgggGTGTTATAATATGGCTATGGTTATGAGTGACTGTGAGGGGAATTTTGGGTATTGAATAATGTTGAACTTGTCAAGTTATGGATTATAATATtaggaatgttgttattgatgtttgagagttgttatatcatgtggaggaagttatagaaacaaaggaaatgctgccaattttcattagctttggCTTAAGCTTGAGTATGTtgtcgattatctaatcttagcacgaattcctttgaaggtagaattacgaacttggaaggaagcgtatagtcggcaagttagaaaggcgtaaaggtatgtgaggatagtcccttttttctaaggcatgattcctatgacatgattccttttatttttccatgactttcttatattccggaaactatgagtctatgtttataaagagcttctcatgagataaagataagagacatgttatgaaaacgataatgatgatgatgagtctatgtctagagattccaaagcttatgatatgatattcttatgaagtcaATGATTCTTTGATGATATCCATTgttgctacactcaccttatgatgctagttccttcaaggtgaggcaggatgattatgactgctccataatgaaatcgggggttctcgaccttacgtcaccccgatagagttatagcttatccttgagctcttatgcatgcattatgataagtacatgatgatgcgattacactacaaaaaaaaagcagcgtttagtgacggacgTATTCCGTCGCTAATCAGCATATATCTGTTGCTAAACATGTGTTGCTACGGATTAGCGACGGAATATCGTCTGTTACGATTTTGCGCGTTGCTAACCTATTAGCGATGGAAAAATGAATTCGTAGCAAAATTAGCGACAGAGTAGCGACGTATGAGATCCGTTCCACATTATAGCAACGGAAtattttgttgctattgttatgaattccgtgactaatttcatatttcatttcgtcGTTTTAGTAAATTAGCGACGAAAACCATTGTCGCTAATCCGTCACAAAATATTGAATTATTTGTGCCTGCATTTAGCGACAATACAATGTTTGTCGCAGTTTGTAGCCTACTGTTTTCCCTCTAGCAACGACCAAAATCCGTCGCAAATCTgtcacaaatatttttcttctgattttttttttaaatacacctgttgaaacatactaaatacaaattaataaatacccttaaaaataactgacattcacataaaataatatttataaaaaaaaattcaaaatagaTAGCGAAATCGTAATCGTTAAGTCCAAAACACCGACAACACCAAGCTATCAACTACCAAAAGAACCCACACATCCATCAAGTATTGTTAGTGCATAATTTTGttctttccaacaaaaagcaGATAACATAAAAAACTAATGCATGGGTGAAGGACTACGATCATCATCAGAAACTAAAGGATCAACATCGTCAACGTTAGCAGTAGTAGGAAGAGGCACTATGGGTGCCACAACTGATGGTTTGTCGATAGGAGTATTTGGATGATCTGATGGTGAAGAAATCACTCCGCGTGCCTTCTCAATAAATAAAGGACGCAAGCGATCAGTCAGTGTAGGAATCAATCGATCACTaactcctccatattttctgtAGGTGCTGATTGAGAAGTTGAAGGTGCTGCTGATGCTGAAGCATTAAATCCAAAATTGACGCAAAGATTCGGCCCATAGTAACTTTGTGCTtgagatccaagaccatatattcttcTCTTCCTTGTTCCCCCAACAACTTCATAATATGCTTCACATTAATCAATATCAGACTGAGACTGTGATTTttcccgtaatatttcttgatatctttcctgtaataattagtgaaattaaaacatcaagaatactaaccattcaattttaccaaataaaaagagaaatgaattCCAAAGATAAGAGAGCAGATATTTATCCATTTTTCGTTGGAATTGAAGTCTCATGATGACCAACAAAAAAGAGTTTCATACAACTTGGATATAAATGATGATATACACTGTCTCATAGTCAAGTAACAGAACATGAAAAAAAGACAATTAGAGTTCCTAAACAACAAATAGAAGGACAATTTCAGGCTATTTCCTATTGATTTAAGTCACTACTGATACTACTTTTCAGTTCTTCCTGTCTAGTAGACTGTTTATATCAAGAAAAAGTAAATTGACCAACATCAATAGCAGGGCTCAAAGGATTCAATTTCAGCATTATTACACAAGGAGTAACAGCTATGGGAGTTTGAATAGGGCAACTAGCAGCTGGTTCCACGGCATCACAGGAACAAGCTAGTGTTGTCACTTTGCGGACTTGGTTTGGTTGATGTTGGTGTACAAGTTATACAGACTAACAGGCACAAGGTTGCATAAATGCAACACTTGTTGCTGCTGCGAGTCAGCAGGGGAACacaaggattaaaaaaaaaagactctgCAGACATAAGGATTGCTGCAAAATTGGAGTCAAGAGTGCCAAATGTGGAAAATATATTGTTTTTGCTATGTGACTATGTCCTGATAGTCTGATACTACATATTTTCCTGGCGGATTGAATATGTCTGATTTGTTCAACCAGTATTCTATAGCTAAATGAAAGGAATGCTGACATTCTTTGTACCAAATAGTTGGTGATCATTTCTCCATCACATTTATATACCTATCATTTAAACATGATCTGATTAGGTTTTGAAGCTAGAGTAAAATGAATTTGGCTGAGGCATATGGTTGATAAATTCAATTATGTATGTATCAGTGAGGAATTAAATTAATAACAAGTGAACATACCATTGATGACTGAGGCACATGGTTGATAAATTAAAACTTCACTTGACTAACGACTTGCTGAATGATTTGCTTAAACAAACTTAATTAATAGACTTAAGAATGATAAACGACGAACATCAATTAACTGCACAATTATCATAGAACGACCACATTATGTACATGTTAATCATTCCGCTCAGTTAAAATACATTTTTGTTTGAGGTTAGTTATCATTAACCACACCTTTACGAGACGTGGGCAAAACACTGCTGTTTACAGTAGCTAGGTAAAAGCAGTGCAATGCATGGATTATACTATCACAAAGATAGTCAGTTGTGTCAATGATCTAACTATAAAGTGAAGTGCAATTGGTTTTGCTAAGGATTTCCTTGCAATAAGTTCCTAAAGAGTGTTATCTCAAGCTGAGGGCACAGTACCAGAAAATATTGTCTGTATATTTGCAGCCGGGCTATTTACTAAAGTCATCATATAAGGCTTAAGTTTTTCATTAGTTTAATTCTGAAATTATAAAATTTTGAACTTATATGGACAGCTCGGGCACGCTCATCAACAAAAGATTCTCCATTATGATCATGTGTATGGACATGCAAATGTACCTCACCTGGTGTTGGATCTCGACCTTTTGCAACAGCCTATGCAAAAGTTACTCATTTTAGAAGATTACACCAAGAACAATGGCAGTATAACCAATTTTCAAGTAgtaaatataaaaaatttaaaagtgtatgaaaaaaatatatatacttaCAAGTCTCTTGCGATGCTCCCCAATGCAGATAGAGCCACCCGTGTGAGTCCCGGCAGCAACTTCTTTCCCTCCACACCGATTCTTTGCATTTATTTCTGACTTTTCGACACACTTAGGATCCGCCCAAAGTTGCAACCAACGTTCCCACACATTATCAGACACATAATCCGGCTTAAtccttttttgtttaattttgctAATGAAATTCTTATACTTTGTTGCTGCCTTAGTATTCCAATGTTTTCTGATTACACTCTCAGGAATCGAAGAGTCCCAATGGTATGTCTTCTGAAAACAGTTTGTAAACTAATATTATTAGTATCGTAACTATAAAAGCTAATACACTTATAAAACGAATTATGATGAAAGTTATACCTTGAATTCCCCAAAATAAAAATTTCTAGTATCTTCTGAGACACCTTTCCAATTGATTCCATTGGGATCAAGTTGATTTTTGAAAGATGCGGATATGGTATTAGAGCATTCTTTAGAAGGTTCCAACCTGCATaaatttgaaaatattatttcaaGGCCTACcacaaattatatatataaaaaaatacaaACATGGACTAACCCTGCAGGAGTAAGAGTAACAAGTGTAAGTGTCCGCTGCCTACGACGACTACTGGACTCTTCTTCGCTGACAGTGTTGCTATGGTTTGATGTACCCTCATCTACTGGGCTGCTCAGATCAGGTGTAATGGGAGATAATTCAGGGATGGTTGGGTTACTACCGTGATCTGACGCTTGAACCGGTGGCGTACCTAAAGTTTGAACATGGTTTATAGGATCTGGCCCACCTATGGAACTCGTACCACCTTGTTGAGGACTAACCGTGGTGGGAATAGGAATAGTAGGCATGTTTGCATGACGAGCAGAATCACCCCTAAGTGAGGACTTTCCTACACGACCTTCGCTACCTCGACCTTTTCCTCGAGCGATATCTACAAAAAAATGTGGACGTGAGGAAATTAAAGCAACCATCAGTAAAGAGGTTTTTATACAAGTTGTTCGCAAGTCTACAAATATGACTAATCATGATTTACAAAATCTGCAGCTTGATTTACAAAATCTGCAGCTTGTTACACAAGCAAACCTACAATTTATAGTTTCTATTATGAGAGGCAGTAGTTGCTACCACATGCAGGAAACTGAGAGGTTTAAATTATGGTTGCTGATGCTGCCATCAAGATTATTTTTATTTCAGCAATTGTACAGGACAGTGAAACTTTCAAATATTTGAAACTCCTGAGAATTCTACCCCTTTCCCACCCATCTTGCAGGAACACTTTTGTCACCACAgccaagaagaaagaaaaagtcaCGAGGATCAATAAACAGACCTGAGGCTTGAACCGGTGGTGTACCACCTTGTTGAGGACTAACTGTGGTGGGAATGGGAATGGTAGGCATGTTTGCACGACCAGTAGAATCATACCTTAATGAGGACTTTCCTACACGACCTCCGCTACCTCGACCTCTGCCTCGAGCCATATCTACAAAAAAATGTGGACATGAGGAAATTAAAGCAACCATCAGTAAAAAGGTAATCAGTAAAATGCAAGCAGGCTGCTAGTAAAGAGCTTTTTAAACCCATGAAACATACGAATAACTTATAGTTGGAATCAAACCCATGAAACAATGTCAAACTGGTTGTACATGGTTTGATTATAGCATCCGAGCAAATCTGGAATTTCAATTTTATGGGTTTAGGACTTAGTTACAACTATTGACGTATCACCTTGTTTGACTTTTCGGGCTCACAATTTAATATTTTCAGCAATTTAATGACAGgaaccttattttttcattttcagCTCTGTGCTGGTAGACAAGATGCCTCTATCTAATTATGCTAGTGGATCTTCCGAGTTACCTTGACTACATGTCAGTTAGTTCTCTTTTTCACGTTTACGTAGTTAAGTACTTTTTCTGGTTTAAAAATGAAGTTCTTCGTCATTATGATTCAATGTTACAGTGGGATTATACTAGTTACAGCAAATTGGAAAAATCATGTTAGAAAAATATAATTTGACAAATCATCTGACACCTTTTACTGTTAGTTGAAGTAATCTGCATTCAGTAAAACTTTTGATGGTTAGCTTTTATTCATCCCAGAAATGTTAACTTGCAGGAAAACATCTCTGAAGACTTGCCTATGCCTCCTCTCTGATGGACAGTCCACCCTTTTAAAGATCATGCTCAAATCAAGAGTTTGAAAAACCATAGGATCAACTTAAATCTATGAAAGATAGATTTATGCTCAACTTACAGCATGTCCTGatgcatgtttttttttctttttcaaaactgAATATTTGAGTCAAGTCCCTATCTTAGGTTATTATAAACATAAGGGCAAAGTCTTTCAAAAGAATATGCATTTTGGTAAGCAAGGTTACTAAACAAGGAAAAGATGCACTGCACATTTAAACTAAGCCATCACTGTGGATATTTAGGGAAAATTTAAGGACATGAATACAGAGTAACTTTTTATTTGATCAAAATAGTAacttcggtttttttttttttaagaacaaatgaatgattttttttcttccagCAAAACACACAAGTCTAGGTCAATCAATGCACTTAAAATAACTTGAAGTGGATACAGTCATAATTCAAAACGAAATTCTTCCAAAGAACTTTAGCCAAAGTTTAAGACTAAGATCTGAAAGAGACTAAGATCCTAAATCATGGCAGATTAGCCCATTTTAAGACTAAGGTCTCTTTGAATATAAAGAAAGAAAAGCTCTTACTCCAAACAAGTTCTAGGACTTATATAAGAAAAGGTATACAAACAGAAAGAGAGGAAATTATCAAAGAGTTCACACATGCCATAAAATAGTGAAAAAGTACCAATTAACATACGAAACTGATGTAGTAGATAAGAACAGTGAATCAAACACCAACATTCGCTTAACAAGGGGGTAAGCTATTGGTTGAATTATCACTGCTCCCTAAGCAAACTTTATTAAACTAAAGAGCAAACTAATGCATGaactaggaaaaaaaaaaactaacacaaATGAATTGGAACGAGTCAACTAAGCCAAAATCTCTTTATGCTTACTGGAGAATTATACACAAAAATGAACTTTTGGTTCATGAGACATAAAGGAAACAGGGGAACTAACTTAAAGAAAGGCAAGCTAGTGAATACATCAAGAGAGCAACATTTGTTTCTGGAAACTCAAAGTGGAAATATGCTTAAACTGGAAATTTTAAGCATAACTTGATAAAAATCTATATAGCGATTAACATTTGTATAACTCTAACATGCTTGGAGAACAAAGAAAGTCACTCATTGTAATATATAATTTCATGTTTTTGGAACTAAAATGCTCAAGGAAGAAGTAAAACGGGCTGAAACATTAGGCAATACTCAATCTCATACTAATCTAAGCTTGAGCATAAGCTAAATCTCATAACATAAACTTATCGATGAATGCATGAGGATTTCATTAACAATTACAAAACTGGTATTTAACCAAACAAACATTTTCTAACGAGTTGAGCATACTGAAAAAAACAATAAACAGCAAAGGGAAATAAACTCATACTTTTCACTCAAATTTAAAGGAAGCTAAACATCTAAACCTGTAAACTTAATCATGCTGAATTCCTACAAAAATCAGAACGACGCTAACAAACATGAGATCGAGTCCATTAACTCATACTCACACAGAATTTAAATAGGCAGAAAACTTAACTAGGAAAATAGCTAAAAACGACACAGCCAAACAGAACCGGAAAAATTAAGAAAGAAGAAGGTGAATTTATGCTCAAATAAGAACTTAAACACTCAGATTTTAACACACACTAATTGACTAATAAACCAACTGACTTTTAGCGAGAAATGAAGAAAGGCTAAATATGGAAAAAAAGTGCAGGAAATGCTAAGTAACTCATACTTTGCAATGGAGATGACATGAGGAAATAAAATGGAAACTAACAAAGCATTAAATTAACTCATGTTTTCTATTCAAATGGAGTAACAACAGCGACATGAAAATAGGATAGACTAACCAGTGAACATATTCTCATGTTAAATAGCAGGTAAAATGTTCTATTTCTACGGTCACGAAACAAAACACACATTCACATTTTAATATCTAACGAGCATGATATCTGCTAGTAGACGAGAGGCAGAGTCTCTTAATAATTTATTCGAgcattttatttcttcaaaagaACATGTAGACTAGGCTAAAAAAAATAACTGGCAACATATTCTTGCATCTTCAACACACAACAGTGGACAAAACAGAAATGCTCCTGTTGGGAAACCAATGTACTCCAATGGGGAAGAAACTGGACATTCTAATCCTATGGGTGGACAACAACTTAACTCTGTTGGTGGGAATATGCTTGCTGTTAAAGACGAAATATTTCCCGACGCAGACTATCAGAATACCATTTTCCCGGAGCAATTTGGACAGGATGACCTCATGAGTGCCTTCCTAAAACAGCAAGGAAGTGTTGGACCAGTTGAAACTGAATTTGGCTTCGATGGATACACGTTGAATAATCTTCCGGTTTAAGATGTGAACAAAGCTTAGTTGTTGATGTACCTGACAGTTTAAACATATAATTTAAAGACACCAGTGTACATAGTTGCTGTTACACCTGAAAATTTCTGGTGAACCAAAATGAAGGAGTCTCGGTTTTTTCTTCAACTATAAAACTTGGATTGTGCTCTAAGAAGGCAGTAGCTGT
Above is a genomic segment from Lycium barbarum isolate Lr01 chromosome 12, ASM1917538v2, whole genome shotgun sequence containing:
- the LOC132624140 gene encoding uncharacterized protein LOC132624140, whose product is MARGRGRGSGGRVGKSSLRYDSTGRANMPTIPIPTTVSPQQGGTPPVQASDIARGKGRGSEGRVGKSSLRGDSARHANMPTIPIPTTVSPQQGGTSSIGGPDPINHVQTLGTPPVQASDHGSNPTIPELSPITPDLSSPVDEGTSNHSNTVSEEESSSRRRQRTLTLVTLTPAGLEPSKECSNTISASFKNQLDPNGINWKGVSEDTRNFYFGEFKKTYHWDSSIPESVIRKHWNTKAATKYKNFISKIKQKRIKPDYVSDNVWERWLQLWADPKCVEKSEINAKNRCGGKEVAAGTHTGGSICIGEHRKRLAVAKGRDPTPAYYEVVGGTRKRRIYGLGSQAQSYYGPNLCVNFGFNASASAAPSTSQSAPTENMEELARGVISSPSDHPNTPIDKPSVVAPIVPLPTTANVDDVDPLVSDDDRFDKLTVECPTSGISIVGCLFYWTGNMWIYNMHIREQHNSLKDLQAVTNIRAKKQRKRAKNALGQSQGV